NNNNNNNNNNNNNNNNNNNNNNNNNNNNNNNNNNNNNNNNNNNNNNNNNNNNNNNNNNNNNNNNNNNNNNNNNNNNNNNNNNNNNNNNNNNNNNNNNNNNNNNNNNNNNNNNNNTCTGAACGGTTCAAAAGAGTTTGCAATCTTAGCTCAAGAGACAGAGCCTCTCTTAGAAGGCACCGATCAAATACTCGCCGTCGTCGACGTCTTGCTCTCATCCGCGTCACAGAATCTCGTCAAAAACCAACCGAACTGGTACGAGATCCTCCAGATCGAAGATCCAGAACAATCTTCAACAGACAACGATCTAATCAAGAAACAATACCGCCGTCTCGCTCTTCTCCTCCACCCTGACAAAAACCGTTTCCCATTCGCCGATCAAGCTTTCAAATTCGTGCTCGATGCATGGGAAGTCCTGTCAACACCTTCAAAGAAATCTCAATTCGATCGAGATTTGAATCTCATCTTCACCAAAGTAGATCTCAATAATcaggggaggaagaagaaaacaacagtCAATGAGAAGATGGCTACGTTTTGGACGGCGTGTCCGTACTGTTACAGTCTCCATGAGTATCCTAGGGTTTATCAAGAGTACTGTATCAGATGCCAAAACTGCCAAAGAGCGTTTCACGCCGCGAGTATCCCTCAGCTGCCTCCGTTGATTCCTGGGAAAGATGAGTATTATTGTTGTTGGGGTTTTTTTCCCATGGGATTTATTGGTGGTAAAGGAGGTGAAGCCGCCGCCATTGCTAACGGAGTTGAGGCAGCCAAATTCCCTAATTGGATGCCTCCGGTTTTCTCATCCGGCGGCGTTTCAGCTCCGACAGATCATCCTAATGTTAATGGTGGCGGATACGGGACGCCAGCACCGGTTGCTCATCCGTCGTCTTCTCAGGTTAACTTTGGTGGATGGTCAGGTGGTGCGGGGAAGAGAGATAATGAGGCGATGAGGAGTAACAACAATGTTGGAGTTAATTCAGATGGAACGCCGAAGAAGAGAGGACGAGGAAGGCCCAAGAAGAATCCGGGTCAGTGATCTCTCTTAAAAggcatgtttttcttttttttcccaagGCAAGGAAGATTAGGATCAGTGTTTGTTGTTTTAGCGTAATCTTTGCTAGTTaatgtaacttttattttgcatttgtttttatttttgccattttttctcagtattttgttgttgttactccTCATTTTGTATCATAATTTAGCTTTGAAACATTTTCGTTTTTGGGTAAATTTTGCGAATTCATTATTTTCCCTTCATCTACTTTCTTAtttcagaaaacaaattattattgtGCAAATTTGGCAAATTCACTCTTTTCCATTCTCGGCAAATTCACTCTTTTCCATTCTCGTCAACTTCACAATAGTAACTCCGACACTTCATTACAGACATAAGGTGTCAAAGATACAACTATGAAAGGCAAGAACTACAAAATTCAGTCTCTTCTTATAATAAGTAAAGGTAAACGGGTCTAGTTCCTTTTACGAGTCTATAAGTGAAAGCCAAAGACATTTTTGTAAGAACTCTACTTCCTGGCGATATTGAGATCAATGTGTACATAGGCAAGAGAAGCcacaaagacgaagaagaaagccGATACAAGCATGAATGGTTCCGCAAGCATGTATATCGGTTTGAACGTATAGTACACCTGCGAAAAACAGTCCCATATATGTCAAGCAGTTTTATAGCATCAAAAAGAATGAATTTGGCTCATCAtgatgatccatatgtaattctAAATCTGTTTAAAAAACCTATTTGTAAGTTTGAAGGTCTTAATGGTTACCTGGAAAGGTACGTTGTGTGTGGGAACTACATTATCCTTTTGCAACACAACCACGGTTCTTCCCACAATGTCAAGGTAGGAGTATTTGACCTGAGACAAGACCATTATAGATACATTGTTGTGTAATAATAACTATGGTTTGAAAATGCAATCTGCGTGGCTGGTTAGGTACCTGTAAGTCTTGATTGACTGTAAAGGGCAAAATAGCATAAGGGTCCTTTGATCCTTCAGGAAGCACGACCTGAAAAGAAATTTCCCTCCGTTAAGTGAAATTTGCTTACAACAGAAAGAAATAACAATTAGTAGAAAATGCTAAACCCACTTTGATAGTCAACTTGTTAACAATAGTTTCGACGAGTGGGCACCCAAACGTAAAGTTCAAATAACGTCGGCCATCAGATGCTTCAAAGAGATAATCTTCCAATGGAACTCGATAGCCGATAATAAAAGTTGCTCTCCACCCTCCAAATAATGGGTAGCGGGGTTCAAACTCAAGTTCTGACTGCAAACaccaaatttgttttataagaaTTCAGAGACTTAAAAGTGACTATCATCAGATCACTCTTTAATTAGGTATACGCCTCTAAGCAACATACTGTTGTAAATTATAGCCTTGGAAGAGTTTCTTAGGGAACAAATAGCAGTGTCTAAATGGCCACAGATCACGAAAAGAAGGCAATCCAACCATACCTTTCTAAACCCTGTACGCAAATGTGAAGTGGAGATGTTTCCTATGTCATCCCTGTAGTAGACAGAGTTCACTCTGGGAGGTAGTACTGCAAGGAGCGCATTGAAAGAGGATGCACCACTGACGGACCGTTTCGATTGATAATCAACCCTGCCAAAATtgagatataagaaaaacatttcagCGAAGCAGTTTATGTATGAGGACAACATTTCCATTGAGCTCTTTCACCACAACGGCAAATAACTAAGTAACAAGACAGTTTACGAGAAAACGTGTCTACAGTAATTCAAAATGGCACCTTAAGCTTAAACACAAATAGAGTTTCTGCAACATCTAATC
The sequence above is drawn from the Camelina sativa cultivar DH55 chromosome 4, Cs, whole genome shotgun sequence genome and encodes:
- the LOC104779491 gene encoding uncharacterized protein LOC104779491 (The sequence of the model RefSeq protein was modified relative to this genomic sequence to represent the inferred CDS: added 68 bases not found in genome assembly), whose protein sequence is MNGNREEAERLLGIAEKLLESRDLNGSKEFAILAQETEPLLEGTDQILAVVDVLLSSASQNLVKNQPNWYEILQIEDPEQSSTDNDLIKKQYRRLALLLHPDKNRFPFADQAFKFVLDAWEVLSTPSKKSQFDRDLNLIFTKVDLNNQGRKKKTTVNEKMATFWTACPYCYSLHEYPRVYQEYCIRCQNCQRAFHAASIPQLPPLIPGKDEYYCCWGFFPMGFIGGKGGEAAAIANGVEAAKFPNWMPPVFSSGGVSAPTDHPNVNGGGYGTPAPVAHPSSSQVNFGGWSGGAGKRDNEAMRSNNNVGVNSDGTPKKRGRGRPKKNPENKLLLCKFGKFTLFHSRQIHSFPFSSTSQ